The sequence below is a genomic window from Deltaproteobacteria bacterium.
CGGGCCGACGGGCAGGAGCGCCCTCAGCTCGGCGATCACCCGGTCCACCCCGTCAGCCGCGAGGGCCGAGATGGGCACGATCCGCTCGAAGCCGGCCTCGCACCAGGCCTGCATCAGGGGAAGAACCGTGCGCCGGTCGGCCAGCAGATCGATCTTGTTGATCGCGAGCAGCAACGGCGCCGACGCGTCCTTGTGCTGCTTCACCTGCTCGAGGACGAACCGATCCTCCTCGTGCAGTTGCAGCGCGCCGCCCTCGGCCGCGGCCTTGGCCGACCGCGGCTCCACCTCGGTGACCAGGAGGATCCCGTCCACGCCCTGCAGGCTGCCCAGCGCTTCCTTGATCATGAAGCGATTCAGGTCCGCCTTGCCGCGGTGGATTCCCGGCGTGTCGAGTAGCACCAGCTGGTCGCGCTCGAAGGTCCGCACCCCCAGGATCCGGTTGCGGGTGGTTTGCGGCCGGGGACTGACGATGGCCAGCTTGTTCTCGAGCAACGCGTTCAGCAGGGTGGACTTGCCGACGTTCGGCCGGCCCACGATCGCGACCATCCCGGCGCGCGTCTCGGTCCCTTTCCCTTCGTCGGTCACTTCGGTGGTCATGTCGCTGCTGGGCCTCGTCGCCGGCGGTGTCCTAGCACGCCCGCCACGAGACGGCAATCGACGCCCGGTCTCCCCTGGCTGGCGCCCGTCCGCTTGACAGGCCGGACGCCCGCCCGGAACATCTGCACCGCGAGGGGGCGAAGCGCTCGAAACCGCCCCCCGCTCCACCCGCACGAAAGGAGAGCTCGTGGCCGTCGCCTCGCTGGTACTTGGCATCATCGGGCTCCTCCTGGCGCTCGTCCCGTCGTTCTCCGTGACCCAGATCGTGGGCCTGCTGCTCGGAGTCGTGGCCCTCATCCTGGGCGTGGTCGCGCGCAAGGGGGCCACGGAGCAGGGACAACCCACAGGGATGGCCACGGCGGGGATCGTCCTCGGGATCATCGCCGCGGTGCTGAGCGCCCTGATCTTCGCCACCTGCCAGATGTGCATGCGCCGGGTCGGCGACCGCATGGAGGACGTGGGACGCGAGTTCCGCAAGGGGATGCAGGAGGCGGTCGAGAAGGCGCGGAGAGAACAAGAGCGAGAACGACGACGGAACGAGAAGGCCGGCGAGAAGCTGCGACAGGTGCAGGAGCAACGCGCCCCCTGAGGACCCGGCGCGGTCGACAGCATGCATCCCGAGCTCTTTCGATGGAGCATGGGGCCCTGGGAACGGCCGGTACCGACCTTCGCCGTGGCCTTGCTCCTCGGCGCCGGACTCGCCACGCTCCTCTTCGCCGCGCTCGTTCGTCGGGCCGGCGTGAAGTTCTCCGACGCCGTCAGCGTCGCGCTCGTGGCTCTGGGAAGCGGAGTCCTCGGAGCGGCCGCGCTCGACGTCGCGATCAATTTTCGGAGCTACCTCGCCAACCCGGGCTCGCCCGGCCTCGTATGGTACGGCGGGCTGTTTGCCGGGCTCCTCGCGGCATGGCTCTTCGCGATGCGCTTCCGCCTTCCGTGGCGGGAGATCCTGGACGCCGGCACGCCGGCCGTGGCGGTTGGACAGATGTTCGGCCGGCTCGGCTGTCTCGCCGGAGGCTGCTGCTACGGGTCGCCGGCGGAAGCACCCTGGCCGGGGGTACTCTACGGGGATCCCCGCGCGCCGGCCACCGAAAGCTCCCGCGGCGTGATGCCCCTCCACCCGGTGCAGCTCTACGAGGCCGGCGGGCTCCTTCTCCTCGGTCTGCTGACGCTAGCCCTCCACCGGCGGGGGTGGGCCAGACACCGCCTCATCGTCGTCCACCTCGTGGGCTACGCGCTGCTCCGTCTGGGCACCGAACACCTGCGCGGCGATCCCACCCGCGGGCAGCTCCTCGGGCTGTCCACCTCCACGATCCTGGCCCTGCTGATCCTCGCTGCAGCGCCGCTGCTCTGGATCCGGCTTCAGGGCCAGCGCAGCGCCACGCGCGGGCCTAGATCGACGTAGGCCGGGAACTGCCCCAGGTCGGTCACGAACGCGTGGTAGTGGATGGCGGCCCCAACGGCGAGCCAAGGGCGAAACCAATAATCGCCCGAAAGGCCCACCCGAAGCGTCGCGTCGGTGGCCGAGGTGTCGCGAAAGCGTCGCCTCATCACGCCCACGCCGAACTCGACGGCGGGGGAGAAAGAGGCCCAGTCGAGCGCGTAGCTGAGGGTGGCTGCCGCACCGAGGACCTGGTAGGTGCCCCCGGGCTTTCCCTCCGCCGAATCGATGGCGTGGGCGGTCCACTGGCCGGTCACGCCGACCGCGATGGCCTCGGTCACGCCGTAGCGGAGAAAGATCGATCCACCGCCTCCGGCCGGCTCGACGCGACCCTCGAGCACCAGGTACGCGTAGGCCGGAGCGGCCCCCAGCACGATCCTAGCGGCCCGCCCGGGGTCGGCCGCGAGCGCGCGGCTCCCAGAGGCCAGACCCATGATGGTCCCGGCCAGATAGATCCCGCCGACCAGCGGCGGACACCGCACACGGCGGCGAACGAGGGGATGACGCGGCACGCGACCTACGCTACGCCGGCGGAGGACGATGAGGCAACCGCGGCGCCCCGGGGGCGGTCGACGCTGCAGGGCCGCCGTTGACACCGGCGGCGCGGTCTGTTAACAAGCCCCTCGAGATCACGCGGCAATCGCCCACTTTCGTGAGCGGTCCGCACCGCAGAAGGAAAACGGGCCGTGGCCAAGAGCTACACGCGCAACAAGGAACTTAAGCAACCCGACGAGTTCATCTCGCTGAGCCACAGGGCGTGGACCTTCATCAGCGACCATGCCACCCGGGTGCTGGTCATGCTCGGGGTCGCCGTGGTGATCGTCGCCGCGGCGTGGACGTGGTCCTACTTCCGCGAGGCGCAGGCCGAGAAGGCCACGGCGGCCTTCGGACGCGCGCTCGACATCTACTACGCGCCCGTCTCGACAGAACCTGCCAAGGCCGCCAAGGACGACGACGACGACACGCCGCACTTCAGTACGCGCCTGAAGAAGCTCGAAGCCGCCGAGACCGAGTTCTCCAAGGTGGTAGATGGCCACGCGGGGAAGGAGGTCGCCCGAATGGCGCTCCTGCTTCGCGCCGGGGTTCGCTTCGAGCGCGCGCGCTTCGACGAGGCCATCGCCGACTACGACCGCTTCCTGAAGGAATCTACCGACAAGGCGCTGCGCACGTCGGCGCTCGAAGGGCTCATCTACTGCTACGAGGCCCGGAACCTCCTCGACAAGGCCATCGAGACGATCAAGAAGCTTCCCGGCGAAGGCGAGCAGCGCTACCTCGCCCTGTACCACGAGGGCCGCATCCTGGCGCTCAAGGGGCAGGTCAAGGAGGCGGTCGCGCGCTTCAAGCAGATCCAGCAGAAGGGCTCGCCCGCGCTGGCCAGTCGAGCCGGAGAGCGGCTCGCGATGCTCGAGGGGAAGTAGGCCAGCCCCGGTGCTTCGGCCCGCTTCGCGCTCGAACCTCACGGCCCTGGCCCTCGCGGGGCTCCTCGTCAGCGGCTGCGCCGGCGCGTACCGCTTCGACGACTCCTCGCCGGCCGTCAGCCTCCGACCCACGGCCGTGATGTCCCTGCGCTGGCAGAGGCGTCTGGTCCAGCGGCGATTTCTCGACTACCGGCCGCAGGAATGGGCCGCGGCGACGCTCGACGCGCGGGGGACGCTCTACGTCGGATCCAGCGCCCGGCGGTTTCTCGCCATCGAGGCTAGCGGCCGCGTTCGCTGGTCCTTTCCAACCGGCGGAGGCATCTCGTCTCGGCCTCTTTACGTCTCCTCGCGCGACACCGTCTACTTCGGCGCCAACGACGGGAAGCTCTACGCCCTGGATGCGCGCACGGGGCAGCTGAGGTGGAGCTACACCACGCAGGGGACGATCCTGCACCCTCCCGCCGAGGCCGCCGGGCTGCTGCTCTTCACCACCAACGAAGATCGGGTCTATGCGATAGACGCCGCCACCGGCAAGTGGCGCTGGCAGTACGAGCGCGAAGCGCCCGAGGGCTTCACGATCGACGGCCACGCGGGCGTCACGGTGCACGGAGGAATGGCCTACACCGGTTTCTCCGACGGCGTCGTCGCGGCGCTGCGCGTCACGAGCGGCGAGGTCGTCTGGACGCGCAGCCTGGGCGGTGACAACCCCGAGAAACGATTTCTCGACGTGGACGCCACCCCCGTCATCGCCGGCAGGCAGCTCGTGACGGCCACCTACTCGGGGGGAGTCTTCGCGCTCTCCCCGGAGAATGGTTCGGTCCGCTGGCACTTCCCCGTCGAGGGCGCGTCGTCGGTCGCGGCTCGCGGGGGGCGGCTCTTCCTGGCTGCCCCACGCGTCGGCCTCGTCGCGCTCGACCTGAGCGGGCGCCAGCTGTGGCGACAGGCGCTCGCCAAGGGCGTTCCGTCCGCCCCCGTCGTGGCGGGCCCCTACGTCTTCCTCACGGGGACCGAGATGGGCCTTTGCGTCGCGTCGGCCCGCTCGGGCCGCCTGCTACAGGTTTTCGACCCGGGATACGGCATCAGCGCCCCTCCCACGGTAGGGCAGGGGGTCGTGGCGGTCCTCAGCAACGAGGGGGGATTCTACGCGCTCGGGATGCAGTAGAGCGCCGTCAGCCGGCCGTGGCGGCTCGATCGGCAGCCTGGTAGGCTAGGTCCTCGATTCGCCGCACCAGCTCCTTCAGCCGCCGCGCTCCGCCCTGGTCCCGGCAGCGGAACTCCACGCCCATACCCTCGTCGTGCAACGTGTGACGGGTCCAGCTCACGCGCCCTTCGATCGGGATCGTGGTCTCGCTCCCCGGGACGCTGATGTCCAGTATCACCGGGCTGCCCAGCGGCATGAAGTCGGTGGTGCGGATGAACGCGCCTCCCTCGCCGATGTCCTCGAGGAGACTGCTGTACCGAGACCGAGCTTCCTTGAGGCGCCACTCCACCTTGAGCTTCACGGGCAAGCGCCGGTGTCGGCGCTGAACGATGTCCACCACCTCGCCGCGCGCTACCGAGAGCAGGAAGTCGCGCTTGAGCCGCTCCGAGGCCAAGAACTCCACGCCGATCCCCCCCCGCACCTTGCTCCGCTGTCGGCCCGGTCGGCGCCAGGCGACGAACCCGCGAATGAGGACGGTATTGCGGAGTTGCGGGAACCGCACGTCCACCACGACGGAGCTGCCGAGGCCGTAGTTCAGGCGCGTGGCGACGAAGAGCCCGCCGCTCTGGAACTGGGACTGGTAGGAATCTAGAAAGTCCCTTGGATCTCTAAACTTGGCTCTTACAATCATCATCTTCGCCAAGCGCCTCTCTCCCGCGAAGCGGGCGAGCGGATCGGCAATCGGCCGCTACCCCTCTGCGACGCGCCGATCCTGCGGTTGAGTCTACGCTGCCCCGGAGGGGCCACGCAAGGAGCAAACCCGTGGAAGTCGGCCCGTCCACCGCCCGGTGCCGCCCGGCGGCCAGGCTTCGTGCGACCTCCCGGCTGGAGTATCATGTGGCCCATGCGCGTCTGTCCAAGCTGCGCCGCGCCGTGCCTGTCGGGGCATCGATTCTGCCCCTCATGCGGCGCTGACCTGACCAATCTTCCCCAAGAAGATGCGGCCGAGCCCATGCTCGGCGCCACGATCGGGGGGAAGTTCGTGCTTCGAGAGGTCATCGGCTCCGGAGGCATGGGGCGCGTCTATCGCGCCGACCAGCTCGGGGTGGGGCGTTCGGTGGCGGTCAAGATCATGCACCGGCATCTGCTCGGCGACGAGACGGCCCTGGCGCGGTTCACGAACGAAGCGCGCGCCGCCAGCCAGCTCAACCACCCGCACAGCATCGCGGTCCTGGACTTCGGACAGAACGAGGCCGGAATTCTCTATATCGTGATGGAGTACCTGCGCGGCCGCTCGCTCGACCGCGTCCTCCGGCAGGACTACCCGCTCCCCCTCGGGCGCGTGGCCCACACGCTCTGCCAGGCCATGGAGGCGGTGGACGCGGCCCACCACCTGAACATCATCCACCGCGACCTGAAGCCCGAGAACGTCGTCCTCCTCGAGCAGTCCGGCTTCGACTTCGTGAAGGTGCTCGACTTCGGCATCGCGAAGATGCTGGACCTCGAGGATCGGTCCGTTACCACCCCTGGCCTCGTGCCGGGCACGCCCGAATACATGTCCCCCGAACAAGCGCGCGGCGAGAAGCTCGACCCCCGCAGCGACGTCTACGCCCTCGGCGTCA
It includes:
- a CDS encoding PQQ-binding-like beta-propeller repeat protein, with amino-acid sequence MLRPASRSNLTALALAGLLVSGCAGAYRFDDSSPAVSLRPTAVMSLRWQRRLVQRRFLDYRPQEWAAATLDARGTLYVGSSARRFLAIEASGRVRWSFPTGGGISSRPLYVSSRDTVYFGANDGKLYALDARTGQLRWSYTTQGTILHPPAEAAGLLLFTTNEDRVYAIDAATGKWRWQYEREAPEGFTIDGHAGVTVHGGMAYTGFSDGVVAALRVTSGEVVWTRSLGGDNPEKRFLDVDATPVIAGRQLVTATYSGGVFALSPENGSVRWHFPVEGASSVAARGGRLFLAAPRVGLVALDLSGRQLWRQALAKGVPSAPVVAGPYVFLTGTEMGLCVASARSGRLLQVFDPGYGISAPPTVGQGVVAVLSNEGGFYALGMQ
- a CDS encoding PilZ domain-containing protein — its product is MMIVRAKFRDPRDFLDSYQSQFQSGGLFVATRLNYGLGSSVVVDVRFPQLRNTVLIRGFVAWRRPGRQRSKVRGGIGVEFLASERLKRDFLLSVARGEVVDIVQRRHRRLPVKLKVEWRLKEARSRYSSLLEDIGEGGAFIRTTDFMPLGSPVILDISVPGSETTIPIEGRVSWTRHTLHDEGMGVEFRCRDQGGARRLKELVRRIEDLAYQAADRAATAG
- a CDS encoding DUF4190 domain-containing protein, whose amino-acid sequence is MAVASLVLGIIGLLLALVPSFSVTQIVGLLLGVVALILGVVARKGATEQGQPTGMATAGIVLGIIAAVLSALIFATCQMCMRRVGDRMEDVGREFRKGMQEAVEKARREQERERRRNEKAGEKLRQVQEQRAP
- a CDS encoding prolipoprotein diacylglyceryl transferase produces the protein MGPWERPVPTFAVALLLGAGLATLLFAALVRRAGVKFSDAVSVALVALGSGVLGAAALDVAINFRSYLANPGSPGLVWYGGLFAGLLAAWLFAMRFRLPWREILDAGTPAVAVGQMFGRLGCLAGGCCYGSPAEAPWPGVLYGDPRAPATESSRGVMPLHPVQLYEAGGLLLLGLLTLALHRRGWARHRLIVVHLVGYALLRLGTEHLRGDPTRGQLLGLSTSTILALLILAAAPLLWIRLQGQRSATRGPRST
- the era gene encoding GTPase Era, with amino-acid sequence MTTEVTDEGKGTETRAGMVAIVGRPNVGKSTLLNALLENKLAIVSPRPQTTRNRILGVRTFERDQLVLLDTPGIHRGKADLNRFMIKEALGSLQGVDGILLVTEVEPRSAKAAAEGGALQLHEEDRFVLEQVKQHKDASAPLLLAINKIDLLADRRTVLPLMQAWCEAGFERIVPISALAADGVDRVIAELRALLPVGPHLYPEDMFTDRAERFLVGELIREQVFTRCHQEIPYAVAVEVERFEERPDRGDVCIDALIHVERPGQKAIVIGAGGTMIRDIGTAARDEIGRLLGCPAHLRLTVHVEAEWSRRPGPRRRFGYE
- a CDS encoding tetratricopeptide repeat protein: MAKSYTRNKELKQPDEFISLSHRAWTFISDHATRVLVMLGVAVVIVAAAWTWSYFREAQAEKATAAFGRALDIYYAPVSTEPAKAAKDDDDDTPHFSTRLKKLEAAETEFSKVVDGHAGKEVARMALLLRAGVRFERARFDEAIADYDRFLKESTDKALRTSALEGLIYCYEARNLLDKAIETIKKLPGEGEQRYLALYHEGRILALKGQVKEAVARFKQIQQKGSPALASRAGERLAMLEGK